Proteins from one Thioflavicoccus mobilis 8321 genomic window:
- a CDS encoding aminotransferase class V-fold PLP-dependent enzyme encodes MPAETAQTPTDRSRKAICGICPAGCWVEVDYDADGRLDRLRADPDHPLGAICTLGEHAREILYSEHRLQRPLRRTGPKGTLEFEPIGWDEAFELIVARLQAIKAESGPDATAIYTGRGSFELAMCDLFQPKGVSVSSASSVLFPFGSPNTLGVGALCYVSMAMIAPHVTMGGQFIDMYSDLENADLIVVWGANPATDCPPRDLDRILAARRRGAEVVVIDPRRTRTAKLADAEWVPIRPGTDGALALAMANVLIEEELIDEAFVRDWTVGFDAFNQYVQHFRAEEAAAITGVPAATIRDLARRLARADGASPVMYTGLEYSDSGVQAIRATMVLWALAGQLDVPGGRCFAMPDSAFPINRDGLIENPDVRKALGRDRFPIYSHYRGESHAIALPEAILAGRPYPIQALIVLGGSILTAWPEPKVWREALGALDFLVCIDRQLTADCAYADLVLPATTGFEIASYMHYGPIFRLRERVVEPLGEARNDFFILAELAERLGYGERFPQDEEALLRFALQGSGFTPEAVREAGGWVRRETAMMEYKKWEKGLLRADGEPGFATPSGKLEIASSLLAEHGYDALPVYTEPAEGPLARPDLAARFPLVFNSGARVTTDFRSQHHGIAGLIAKRPEPTVTINTRDAAARGIADGDRVRIRSPRGEIAMRALVTDDIVPGAVDANMGGGTPVGPAAWQDANVNELTDITRYDPISGFPIYKTLLCDVLPAEEATERLVIDSGEEAARTEVAAPAGPARRIYLDCNATTPLAAEVRAAIHEALDRLGGNPSSLHRDGKEARQAVEEARRRLASLLDCTARRLVFTGGGSEANNLALKGVTFAAPQRTHIITTTIEHPAVLATCRWLAERLGRRVTYLPVDGDGRVRPADLAAALTDDTALVSVMTANNETGAVQPIAELAALAHRRGALFHTDAVQAVGKIPLDVAALGADLLTLSAHKIRGPKGVGALYLAKGVAIDPLVHGGHQEGGLRAGTENTLGIIGLGAAAELAARDLGRTSEIGALRDRLADGLQAIFPEARRNGAAGERLPNTLSLTIPGVRGESLVLAMDRHGVAFSSGSACRSGSPEPSHALLAMGLAAAEAHCTIRLSLGYETSLEEIDAALAAFTAVATGGAEQIRFVACR; translated from the coding sequence ATGCCCGCCGAAACCGCCCAGACGCCGACCGACCGTTCGCGCAAGGCCATCTGCGGCATCTGCCCGGCCGGCTGCTGGGTCGAGGTCGACTACGACGCGGACGGGCGCCTCGACAGACTGCGCGCCGACCCCGACCACCCGCTCGGGGCCATCTGCACGCTGGGCGAGCACGCCCGGGAGATCCTCTACTCCGAGCACCGCTTGCAGCGGCCGCTACGCCGCACGGGCCCGAAGGGGACGCTCGAGTTCGAACCGATCGGTTGGGACGAGGCCTTCGAGCTGATCGTCGCGCGGCTCCAGGCGATCAAGGCCGAGTCCGGCCCGGACGCGACGGCGATCTACACCGGGCGCGGCAGCTTCGAGCTCGCGATGTGCGACCTCTTCCAGCCCAAGGGCGTCTCGGTCTCCTCGGCCTCCAGCGTCCTCTTCCCGTTCGGCTCGCCGAACACCCTCGGCGTCGGCGCACTCTGCTATGTCTCGATGGCGATGATCGCGCCGCACGTGACGATGGGCGGCCAGTTCATCGACATGTACTCCGATCTCGAGAACGCCGACCTGATCGTCGTCTGGGGCGCGAACCCGGCGACCGACTGCCCCCCGCGCGACCTCGACCGGATTCTCGCCGCCCGGCGGCGCGGCGCCGAGGTCGTCGTGATCGACCCGCGGCGCACCCGCACGGCCAAGCTCGCCGACGCCGAGTGGGTGCCGATCCGCCCCGGCACCGACGGCGCCCTGGCGCTGGCGATGGCCAACGTCCTCATCGAGGAGGAGCTGATCGACGAGGCCTTCGTGCGCGACTGGACGGTCGGCTTCGACGCCTTCAACCAGTACGTCCAGCACTTCCGTGCCGAGGAAGCGGCCGCGATCACCGGCGTCCCGGCGGCAACGATCCGCGACCTGGCGCGGCGCCTCGCCCGCGCCGACGGCGCCAGCCCGGTCATGTACACGGGCCTCGAATACAGCGACTCGGGCGTCCAGGCCATCCGCGCGACCATGGTCCTCTGGGCGCTGGCCGGGCAGCTTGACGTGCCCGGCGGGCGCTGCTTCGCGATGCCGGACAGCGCCTTCCCGATCAATCGCGACGGCCTGATCGAGAACCCGGACGTCAGGAAGGCCCTCGGGCGCGACCGCTTCCCGATCTACAGCCACTACCGCGGCGAGTCCCACGCGATCGCGCTGCCCGAGGCGATTCTCGCGGGCCGGCCCTACCCGATCCAGGCCCTGATCGTCCTCGGCGGCTCCATCCTCACCGCCTGGCCCGAGCCCAAGGTCTGGCGCGAGGCGCTCGGCGCGCTGGACTTCCTCGTCTGCATCGACCGCCAGCTCACGGCCGACTGCGCCTACGCCGACCTGGTGCTGCCGGCGACGACCGGCTTCGAGATCGCGAGCTACATGCACTACGGCCCGATCTTCCGGCTGCGCGAGCGGGTCGTCGAGCCGCTCGGCGAGGCGCGCAACGATTTCTTCATCCTCGCCGAGCTCGCCGAGCGGCTCGGCTACGGCGAGCGCTTCCCGCAGGACGAAGAGGCGCTGCTGCGCTTCGCCCTCCAGGGCAGCGGCTTCACGCCAGAGGCGGTGCGCGAGGCCGGCGGCTGGGTGCGGCGCGAGACCGCGATGATGGAATACAAAAAATGGGAGAAGGGGCTGCTGCGGGCCGACGGCGAGCCCGGCTTCGCGACGCCGTCGGGCAAGCTCGAGATCGCCTCCAGCCTCCTCGCCGAGCACGGCTACGACGCCCTGCCCGTCTACACCGAACCGGCCGAGGGCCCGCTCGCCCGCCCGGACCTGGCGGCGCGCTTCCCGCTCGTCTTCAACTCCGGCGCGCGCGTGACGACCGACTTCCGCTCCCAGCACCACGGCATCGCCGGGCTGATCGCCAAGCGCCCCGAGCCGACGGTGACGATCAACACCCGCGACGCCGCGGCCCGCGGCATCGCCGACGGCGACCGGGTCCGCATCCGCTCGCCGCGCGGCGAGATCGCGATGCGCGCGCTCGTCACCGACGACATCGTCCCGGGCGCCGTCGACGCCAACATGGGCGGCGGCACGCCGGTCGGCCCGGCGGCCTGGCAGGACGCCAACGTCAACGAGCTGACCGACATCACCCGCTACGACCCGATCAGCGGCTTCCCGATCTACAAAACCCTCCTCTGCGACGTCCTGCCCGCCGAGGAGGCCACCGAGCGGCTCGTCATCGACAGCGGCGAGGAGGCGGCCCGCACCGAGGTCGCCGCACCCGCCGGTCCGGCGCGGCGCATCTACCTCGATTGCAACGCCACCACGCCGCTCGCCGCCGAGGTGCGTGCCGCGATACACGAGGCCCTCGACCGCCTCGGCGGCAACCCCTCGAGCCTGCATCGCGACGGCAAAGAGGCCAGGCAGGCCGTCGAAGAGGCGCGCCGCCGGCTCGCCAGCCTGCTCGACTGCACGGCGCGGCGCCTCGTCTTCACCGGCGGCGGCAGCGAGGCGAACAACCTCGCGCTCAAGGGCGTCACCTTCGCCGCCCCGCAGCGGACGCACATCATCACGACGACGATCGAGCACCCCGCCGTGCTCGCGACCTGCCGCTGGCTCGCCGAGCGGCTCGGGCGGCGCGTCACCTATCTGCCGGTCGACGGCGACGGGCGGGTCCGCCCCGCGGACCTCGCGGCGGCGCTGACCGACGACACGGCGCTGGTCAGCGTCATGACGGCCAACAACGAGACCGGCGCGGTCCAGCCGATCGCCGAGCTGGCCGCGCTCGCCCACCGCCGCGGCGCCCTCTTCCACACCGACGCGGTGCAAGCGGTCGGCAAGATCCCGCTCGACGTCGCGGCGCTCGGCGCCGACCTGCTGACGCTGTCGGCCCACAAGATCCGCGGACCTAAGGGGGTCGGCGCCCTCTATCTCGCCAAGGGCGTCGCGATCGATCCGCTCGTGCACGGCGGCCACCAGGAGGGCGGCCTGCGCGCCGGCACCGAAAACACGCTCGGCATCATCGGGCTCGGCGCCGCCGCCGAGCTGGCCGCCCGCGACCTCGGACGGACCAGCGAGATCGGCGCGCTGCGCGACCGACTGGCCGACGGGCTACAGGCGATCTTTCCCGAGGCGCGCCGCAACGGCGCTGCCGGCGAACGGCTACCCAACACGCTCAGCCTGACCATCCCCGGCGTGCGCGGCGAGTCGCTGGTGCTGGCGATGGACCGTCACGGCGTCGCCTTCTCGTCCGGCTCGGCGTGCCGTTCGGGATCGCCCGAGCCCTCGCACGCCCTGCTGGCGATGGGCCTGGCAGCCGCCGAGGCACACTGCACGATCCGCCTGTCGCTCGGCTACGAGACGTCCTTGGAGGAGATCGATGCGGCGCTCGCGGCCTTTACCGCCGTCGCCACCGGCGGTGCCGAGCAGATCCGGTTCGTCGCCTGCCGCTAG
- a CDS encoding ATP-dependent DNA ligase has protein sequence MTMRLNALVETSAAIAATPRRSEKVALLADCLGRLDPTEIAVAVHYLSGTLPQGRIGLGPAILRDMSAVPAAAQASLDLATIDRAFTLVAAMRGSGSQASRATTLAKLFSSATLPEQSFLSRLVLGELRQGALEGVMTEAIARAARLPLPAVRQAMMLAGDGGEVARAALIDGATGLVRFRLQVMTPVKPMLAQPGDGPDEAVARLGEAALEYKLDGARVQVHRVGDAVRVFTRRLNEVTSRVPEVVQAVLSLPVTRLILDGEVLALGPDGRPQPFQVTMRRFGRRSDPRTLRQSLPLSAYYFDCLHADGEDLIGRPLRERLAALDALLPPALAIHRRIATDPTEAEGFLAASLAAGHEGIMVKALDAPYEAGSRGAAWLKVKPAHTLDLVVLAAEWGSGRRRGWLSNLHLSARDPQADSFVMLGKTFKGLTDRLLAWQTEQLLARSIAHEGPIVHVRPELVVEIAFDSLQASPQYPGGLALRFARVKRYRTDKDAAEADTIETVRRIYEAQSRGP, from the coding sequence ATGACGATGCGCCTGAACGCGCTGGTCGAGACCTCCGCCGCGATCGCCGCGACCCCGCGCCGCAGCGAGAAGGTCGCCCTCTTGGCCGATTGCCTCGGCCGGCTCGACCCGACCGAGATCGCCGTCGCCGTCCATTATCTGAGCGGCACGCTGCCGCAGGGCCGGATCGGTCTCGGGCCGGCGATTCTGCGCGACATGAGCGCCGTGCCGGCCGCGGCCCAGGCGAGCCTCGATCTGGCCACGATCGACCGGGCCTTCACCCTGGTCGCGGCGATGCGCGGCAGTGGGTCGCAGGCCAGCCGTGCCACGACCCTCGCCAAGCTCTTCTCCAGCGCGACTCTGCCGGAACAGTCCTTCCTGTCGCGCCTCGTCCTCGGCGAGCTCCGCCAGGGCGCGCTCGAGGGCGTCATGACCGAGGCCATCGCCCGCGCCGCCCGCCTGCCGCTGCCGGCCGTGCGCCAGGCCATGATGCTCGCCGGCGACGGCGGCGAGGTCGCTCGCGCCGCCCTCATCGACGGGGCTACCGGGCTTGTGCGATTCCGACTCCAGGTGATGACCCCGGTGAAACCCATGCTGGCCCAGCCGGGCGACGGCCCCGACGAGGCCGTCGCCCGGCTGGGCGAGGCGGCCCTGGAATACAAGCTCGACGGGGCCCGGGTGCAGGTCCACCGGGTCGGCGACGCCGTGCGCGTCTTCACGCGCCGGCTGAACGAGGTCACATCGCGCGTCCCGGAAGTGGTCCAGGCGGTACTCAGCCTCCCCGTGACGCGATTGATCCTCGACGGCGAGGTACTTGCTTTGGGACCCGACGGGCGGCCGCAGCCGTTTCAGGTGACGATGCGCCGCTTCGGCCGGCGCAGCGACCCCCGAACCCTGCGCCAATCGCTGCCGCTCAGCGCCTACTACTTCGACTGTCTGCACGCCGACGGCGAGGACCTGATTGGCCGGCCGCTGCGCGAGCGCCTCGCGGCGCTCGACGCGCTACTGCCGCCAGCGCTCGCGATCCACCGCCGCATCGCCACCGATCCGACCGAGGCTGAAGGCTTCCTCGCCGCGTCGCTCGCCGCCGGCCATGAAGGGATCATGGTCAAGGCGCTCGATGCACCCTACGAGGCCGGCAGCCGCGGCGCGGCCTGGCTCAAGGTCAAGCCCGCTCACACGCTCGATCTGGTCGTGCTCGCCGCCGAGTGGGGCAGCGGCCGGCGCCGTGGCTGGCTGAGCAACTTGCATCTTAGTGCCCGGGATCCGCAAGCGGACAGCTTCGTCATGCTCGGCAAGACCTTCAAGGGGCTCACCGACCGGCTGCTCGCCTGGCAGACCGAGCAGCTCTTGGCGCGCTCGATCGCCCACGAAGGCCCGATCGTCCACGTCCGCCCGGAACTGGTCGTCGAGATCGCCTTCGACAGCCTCCAGGCCAGCCCCCAGTACCCCGGTGGCCTGGCGCTGCGCTTCGCCCGCGTCAAACGCTACCGCACCGACAAGGACGCCGCCGAGGCCGACACGATCGAGACGGTGCGCCGAATCTACGAGGCACAGTCACGCGGGCCCTAG
- the pyk gene encoding pyruvate kinase — protein MPRRTKIVATLGPATDDTRVLDAVIAAGVDVVRLNLSHDSHVRHSRRAEQVRERAAALGRDVGVLLDLQGPKIRIGRFREGAIELEAGGYFAIDADCGLDDGDQARVGTTYPGLIDDLRPGDRLLLDDGAIELDVESVVGRAARCRVLIGGRLSNNKGINKKGGGLSAPALTDKDKADIAFAGEIQADYLAVSFVRHAEDVQLARTLFTEAGGSGGIVAKIERAEALSCIDEIIAASEAVMIARGDLGVEIGDAELPAVQKDLIRRSRELNSVVITATQMMQSMIDYPYPTRAEVFDVANAVLDGTDAVMLSAETSIGRYPAKVVEAMHRICKEAEKQRSARRSTHRIDSVFGRVDEAIAMATMYTANHLDVKAIAALTETGSTVKWMSRISSGIPIYAPTRHVATRRKVTLFRGVYPVSFDVSSTDIHEVNREVVEVLLRQGVVRDGDLVVITKGDRSGVEGQTNIMKIMRVGEHRLLAGD, from the coding sequence ATGCCAAGAAGAACGAAGATCGTTGCCACCCTGGGTCCGGCGACGGATGATACGCGCGTCCTCGATGCCGTGATCGCCGCCGGGGTCGACGTGGTCAGGCTCAATCTCTCGCACGACAGCCATGTCCGCCATAGCCGGCGCGCCGAGCAGGTACGCGAACGGGCCGCAGCGCTCGGTCGCGATGTCGGTGTACTGCTCGACCTGCAGGGACCGAAGATCCGCATCGGGCGCTTCCGCGAGGGGGCGATCGAACTAGAGGCGGGCGGCTATTTCGCGATCGATGCCGATTGTGGCCTCGACGATGGCGACCAGGCACGGGTCGGCACCACCTATCCGGGGCTCATCGACGACCTGCGCCCCGGTGACCGTTTGCTGCTCGACGACGGAGCGATCGAACTCGATGTCGAGTCCGTCGTCGGCCGCGCGGCCAGGTGCCGGGTTCTGATCGGTGGGCGATTGTCGAACAACAAGGGCATCAACAAGAAGGGTGGCGGCCTGTCGGCCCCGGCGCTGACCGACAAGGACAAGGCCGACATCGCCTTCGCCGGCGAGATCCAGGCCGACTATCTGGCCGTCTCGTTCGTGCGCCACGCCGAGGATGTGCAGCTCGCCCGGACGCTCTTCACGGAGGCTGGCGGCTCCGGCGGCATCGTCGCCAAGATCGAACGTGCCGAGGCCCTCAGCTGCATCGACGAGATCATCGCCGCATCGGAGGCCGTGATGATCGCCCGCGGCGACCTGGGTGTGGAGATCGGCGATGCGGAGCTACCGGCCGTGCAGAAGGACCTGATCCGGCGATCGCGGGAGCTCAACAGCGTCGTCATCACGGCGACGCAGATGATGCAGTCGATGATCGACTATCCTTATCCGACCCGGGCCGAGGTCTTCGACGTCGCCAACGCCGTCCTCGACGGCACCGACGCGGTGATGCTGTCGGCGGAGACCTCGATCGGTCGCTACCCGGCCAAGGTCGTCGAGGCGATGCATCGCATCTGCAAGGAGGCCGAGAAACAGCGCAGCGCACGGCGCTCGACGCACCGCATCGACAGCGTCTTCGGGCGGGTCGACGAGGCGATCGCGATGGCGACTATGTACACGGCCAACCACTTGGACGTGAAGGCGATCGCGGCCCTGACCGAGACGGGTTCGACGGTGAAATGGATGTCGCGTATCAGCTCGGGAATCCCCATCTATGCCCCGACACGGCACGTCGCGACACGGCGTAAGGTGACACTCTTTCGCGGCGTTTATCCGGTATCCTTCGATGTGTCCAGCACCGACATCCATGAGGTCAATCGCGAGGTCGTCGAGGTCTTGTTGCGCCAGGGCGTCGTGCGTGACGGCGACCTGGTGGTCATCACGAAGGGCGACAGGTCCGGGGTCGAGGGTCAGACCAACATCATGAAGATCATGCGTGTCGGCGAGCATCGGCTCCTGGCCGGCGATTAG
- a CDS encoding phosphoglycerate kinase, with product MSFIKLTDLDLAGKRVLIRSDLNVPVKDGKVTSDARITASLATFEHCLEAGAKVMVMSHLGRPEEGVYSEENSLAPVAADLAAKLGKPVRLIKDYLDQAPEVAGGELVLLENVRFNKGEKKDDEALAKRYAALCDVFVMDAFGTAHRAQASTHGVGKLAPTACAGLLLAEELDALQAALAKPARPMVAIVGGSKVSTKLTVLEALSEKVDQLVVGGGIANTFLKAAGHNVGKSLCEDDLVPTAKALMEKMTARGATIPIAVDVVVGKRFDAAEPAVLKDADAVADDDMIFDIGPKSARDLADIIAKAGTIVWNGPVGVFEFDQFGEGTKTVSLAIAEASGFSLAGGGDTIAAIQKYGIYDRVSYISTAGGAFLEYLEGKTLPAVAMLEARAKN from the coding sequence ATGTCCTTCATCAAGCTCACCGATCTCGATCTCGCCGGCAAGCGCGTGCTGATCCGCTCCGATCTCAACGTGCCGGTCAAGGACGGCAAGGTCACCTCGGACGCTCGCATCACCGCCTCGCTGGCGACCTTCGAACACTGCCTCGAGGCCGGCGCGAAGGTCATGGTCATGTCGCACCTGGGGCGTCCGGAGGAGGGCGTCTATTCCGAGGAGAACTCGCTCGCCCCGGTCGCCGCCGACCTCGCCGCCAAGCTCGGCAAACCGGTGCGCCTGATCAAGGATTATCTGGACCAGGCCCCCGAGGTCGCTGGCGGCGAGCTGGTGCTGCTCGAGAACGTCCGCTTCAACAAGGGCGAGAAGAAGGACGACGAGGCCCTGGCCAAGCGCTACGCGGCCCTCTGTGACGTCTTCGTCATGGACGCCTTCGGCACCGCCCACCGTGCTCAGGCCTCGACCCACGGCGTCGGCAAGTTGGCCCCGACCGCTTGTGCCGGCCTGCTCCTGGCCGAGGAGCTCGACGCCCTGCAAGCGGCGCTGGCCAAGCCGGCTCGGCCGATGGTGGCGATCGTGGGAGGTTCCAAGGTCTCGACCAAGCTCACGGTGCTCGAGGCCCTCTCCGAGAAGGTCGACCAGTTGGTCGTCGGCGGCGGCATCGCCAACACCTTCCTCAAGGCCGCCGGCCACAATGTCGGCAAGTCGCTGTGCGAGGATGACCTGGTGCCGACCGCCAAGGCCCTGATGGAGAAGATGACGGCGCGGGGTGCCACGATTCCGATCGCCGTCGACGTGGTCGTCGGCAAGCGCTTCGACGCCGCCGAGCCGGCCGTCCTCAAGGACGCCGACGCCGTCGCCGACGATGACATGATCTTCGATATCGGCCCCAAGTCGGCCAGGGACCTCGCCGACATCATCGCCAAGGCCGGGACCATCGTCTGGAACGGCCCGGTAGGGGTATTCGAGTTCGACCAGTTCGGCGAGGGCACCAAGACCGTATCGTTGGCCATCGCCGAGGCTTCCGGCTTCAGCCTGGCTGGCGGCGGCGACACGATCGCCGCGATCCAGAAGTACGGTATTTACGATCGGGTCTCCTACATCTCCACGGCCGGTGGTGCCTTCCTCGAGTACCTCGAGGGCAAGACCCTGCCGGCGGTCGCGATGCTCGAGGCACGCGCCAAAAACTGA
- a CDS encoding Crp/Fnr family transcriptional regulator, whose translation MSQIDRANVLRASVLGTELDEAEARVLAERMGVVDLKGDALLVDEGEERRTLFLLAEGRLCVCKTVGGVEKTVYQMRPGECAGTRAFVDGSSRKAGLRAVGDCAVLTLELEDFEGLIDTHPWLVYKVMRAIFRITHANLMRMNMESSELRNYVVKSGGRY comes from the coding sequence ATGAGCCAAATAGACAGAGCAAATGTGCTGCGAGCCTCGGTGCTGGGCACCGAACTCGACGAGGCCGAGGCACGGGTCCTGGCCGAGCGGATGGGCGTGGTCGATTTGAAAGGTGACGCGCTCCTGGTCGACGAGGGCGAAGAGCGGCGTACGCTGTTTCTGTTGGCCGAAGGGCGTCTGTGCGTGTGCAAGACGGTCGGCGGCGTCGAGAAGACCGTCTACCAGATGCGTCCCGGCGAGTGCGCCGGCACGCGCGCCTTCGTCGATGGCTCGTCGCGCAAGGCGGGTCTGCGTGCGGTCGGCGACTGCGCGGTGCTGACGCTCGAGCTCGAGGATTTCGAGGGACTGATCGATACGCATCCGTGGCTCGTCTACAAGGTCATGCGGGCGATCTTCCGGATCACCCACGCGAACCTGATGCGCATGAACATGGAGAGCTCCGAACTCAGGAACTATGTCGTCAAGAGCGGTGGACGCTACTGA
- the gap gene encoding type I glyceraldehyde-3-phosphate dehydrogenase, with protein sequence MTIKVGINGFGRIGRMAFRAIAKDFPNIEVVGINDLLEPDYLAYMLKYDSVHGNFPGDIAVDGDNMIVDGKRIRLTAEKDPANLKWDQIGVDVVLECTGFFLTTETCQAHLDAGAKKVVQSAPSKDATPMFVYGVNHKTYAGQAIISAASCTTNCLAPVTKVLNDNWGVKRGLMTTVHAATATQKTVDGPSKKDWRGGRGILENIIPSSTGAAKAVGKVLPELNGKLTGMAFRVPTSDVSVVDLTVELSKETSYEAICAAMKAAAEGGDLAGVLAYTDEKVVSTDFRGTAAPSIFDSGAGIMLDSTFVKVVAWYDNEYGYTCNMLRMLEHVA encoded by the coding sequence ATGACGATCAAAGTTGGCATCAATGGGTTTGGCCGCATCGGCCGCATGGCCTTTCGGGCGATAGCGAAGGACTTTCCGAATATCGAGGTCGTCGGGATCAACGACTTGCTGGAGCCAGACTACCTCGCCTACATGCTGAAGTACGACTCGGTGCACGGCAATTTTCCGGGTGACATCGCCGTCGATGGTGACAACATGATCGTCGATGGCAAGCGGATTCGCCTCACTGCCGAGAAGGATCCCGCCAACCTCAAGTGGGACCAGATCGGCGTCGACGTCGTCCTGGAGTGCACCGGCTTCTTCCTGACCACCGAGACCTGCCAGGCGCACCTCGACGCCGGGGCCAAGAAGGTCGTGCAGTCCGCCCCGTCGAAGGATGCCACGCCGATGTTCGTCTATGGCGTCAACCACAAGACCTACGCCGGCCAGGCGATCATCTCGGCGGCCTCCTGCACCACCAACTGCTTGGCGCCGGTGACCAAGGTCCTGAACGACAACTGGGGCGTCAAGCGCGGCCTGATGACCACGGTTCACGCTGCGACCGCGACGCAGAAGACCGTCGACGGCCCCTCCAAGAAGGACTGGCGCGGTGGCCGCGGCATCCTCGAGAACATCATCCCATCCTCGACCGGCGCCGCGAAGGCCGTCGGCAAGGTGCTGCCGGAGCTCAATGGCAAGCTGACCGGCATGGCCTTCCGCGTACCGACCTCGGATGTCTCGGTCGTCGACCTCACCGTCGAGTTGAGCAAGGAGACCTCCTACGAGGCCATCTGCGCGGCGATGAAGGCCGCCGCCGAGGGTGGCGATCTGGCCGGCGTCCTCGCCTATACCGACGAGAAGGTCGTCTCGACCGACTTCCGCGGCACGGCCGCCCCGTCGATCTTCGATTCGGGGGCAGGCATCATGCTCGACTCGACCTTCGTCAAGGTCGTCGCCTGGTACGACAACGAGTACGGCTACACCTGCAACATGCTCCGGATGCTGGAGCACGTGGCCTGA
- a CDS encoding OsmC family protein, whose translation MSERLEVRFPGGKRIDVEVGGFVIRTDQGVKAGGEASAPEPFALFLASLAACSGIYALNFCESRKLGTEGLGLSMDWSRAPGAAKASATFRLRLPNGFPERYRESIVRAMDLCAVKKNIIDPPEFEILIED comes from the coding sequence ATGTCTGAACGACTCGAAGTCCGGTTTCCCGGTGGCAAGCGCATCGATGTCGAGGTCGGGGGCTTCGTCATCCGAACGGACCAGGGCGTCAAGGCGGGGGGCGAGGCCTCGGCCCCGGAGCCCTTCGCGCTCTTCCTGGCGTCGCTGGCCGCTTGCTCGGGGATCTACGCGTTGAACTTCTGCGAGAGCCGTAAGCTGGGGACCGAAGGCCTCGGCTTGAGCATGGATTGGTCGCGCGCGCCCGGCGCCGCCAAGGCCAGCGCCACCTTCCGGCTGCGCCTTCCGAATGGATTTCCAGAGCGCTACCGCGAGAGCATCGTGCGTGCGATGGATCTCTGCGCGGTCAAGAAGAACATCATCGACCCGCCGGAATTCGAGATCCTGATCGAGGACTGA
- the fba gene encoding class II fructose-bisphosphate aldolase (catalyzes the reversible aldol condensation of dihydroxyacetonephosphate and glyceraldehyde 3-phosphate in the Calvin cycle, glycolysis, and/or gluconeogenesis), protein MALISLRQMLDHAAEHSYGVPAFNVNNLEQMRAIMEAADQTDSPVIVQASAGARKYAGAPFLRHLILAAIEEWPHIPVCMHQDHGTSPAVCQRSIQLGFSSVMMDGSLGEDGKTPTSYEYNVDVTRRVVEMAHACGVSVEGELGCLGSLETGQAGEEDGIGAEGKLDHSQLLTDPEEAADFVKKTGVDALAIAIGTSHGAYKFTRPPTGDILAIERIKEINARIPDTHLVMHGSSSVPQEWLKIINEFGGDMGETYGVPVEEIVEGIKHGVRKVNIDTDLRMASTGAIRKHLHENRSNFDPRKYFAAATKAMKEICLARYEAFGTAGNASKIRALSLEVMTARYDRGELDPKVN, encoded by the coding sequence ATGGCACTGATTTCACTACGTCAGATGCTCGATCATGCAGCCGAGCACAGCTATGGCGTGCCGGCCTTCAACGTCAACAACCTGGAGCAGATGCGCGCCATCATGGAGGCGGCCGACCAGACCGACTCGCCGGTCATCGTCCAGGCCTCGGCCGGCGCGCGCAAGTACGCCGGTGCCCCCTTCTTGCGCCACCTGATCCTGGCCGCGATCGAGGAGTGGCCGCACATCCCGGTCTGCATGCACCAGGACCACGGCACCTCGCCGGCCGTCTGCCAGCGCTCGATCCAACTCGGCTTCAGCTCGGTGATGATGGATGGCTCGCTTGGCGAAGACGGCAAGACCCCGACCTCCTACGAATACAATGTCGATGTCACGCGCCGCGTCGTCGAGATGGCGCACGCTTGCGGTGTCTCGGTCGAGGGCGAGCTCGGTTGCCTGGGGTCGCTCGAGACCGGCCAGGCCGGTGAAGAGGACGGCATCGGTGCCGAGGGCAAGCTCGATCACAGCCAACTCCTGACCGATCCGGAAGAGGCCGCCGACTTCGTCAAGAAGACCGGCGTCGACGCCCTGGCCATCGCCATCGGCACCTCTCACGGCGCCTACAAGTTCACCCGGCCGCCGACAGGCGACATCCTCGCGATCGAGCGGATCAAGGAGATCAACGCGCGCATCCCGGATACGCATCTGGTCATGCACGGCTCCTCATCCGTGCCGCAGGAGTGGCTCAAGATCATCAACGAATTCGGCGGCGACATGGGCGAGACCTATGGCGTGCCGGTCGAGGAGATCGTCGAGGGCATCAAGCACGGCGTGCGCAAGGTCAACATCGACACCGACCTGCGCATGGCCTCCACCGGCGCGATCCGCAAACACCTGCACGAGAATCGGTCGAACTTCGACCCACGCAAGTACTTCGCGGCCGCGACCAAGGCCATGAAGGAGATCTGCCTGGCCCGCTACGAGGCCTTCGGCACCGCCGGCAATGCCTCCAAGATTCGTGCCCTGAGCCTCGAGGTGATGACCGCCCGCTACGACAGGGGCGAGCTAGATCCCAAGGTCAACTGA